One Cenarchaeum symbiont of Oopsacas minuta DNA segment encodes these proteins:
- a CDS encoding asparagine synthase, producing the protein MVCFWKEFKVCTRPIQYMISAQQLAHIIQNAVSKSDFDCIAVSGGLDSTILAHLISHKNPPALAVAASDFASPDLPFCLQAAKHCNLKLVMLRPSVTELVNAAKESVGILENFNNIEVRNAAVMYLLLVKAKEFGMKNIMTGDGADELFAGYKFMERLDLERLQSELERVWGVMHFTSQIIAKKFGMSIVSPFLDESVVKTAKSINAEYKVRDKDGKMYGKWILRKAFESSIPHSIAWRQKAAMQDGAGTVGLVAHFDKVISDDDFIVQTDRIRKDDGVTLQSKESLYYYKIYRERHKPPFGGECPQCNGHVMKNSKFCRMCGAYPI; encoded by the coding sequence TTGGTATGTTTTTGGAAAGAATTTAAAGTTTGTACTAGGCCAATACAGTACATGATTAGTGCACAACAATTAGCACACATTATACAAAATGCAGTATCCAAGTCAGATTTTGACTGTATTGCAGTTTCTGGAGGTCTAGATAGCACAATCTTGGCCCATCTGATATCACACAAAAATCCACCAGCACTTGCCGTTGCAGCTAGTGATTTTGCATCACCAGATCTACCGTTTTGCTTGCAGGCTGCAAAACACTGTAATCTAAAACTAGTGATGCTGCGCCCTAGTGTAACAGAGCTTGTAAATGCTGCAAAAGAGAGTGTTGGAATTTTAGAAAATTTTAACAATATTGAAGTTCGTAATGCAGCAGTCATGTATCTGCTGCTTGTAAAAGCAAAAGAGTTTGGTATGAAAAATATCATGACCGGTGATGGTGCAGATGAACTCTTTGCAGGATACAAGTTTATGGAGAGATTGGATTTGGAGAGATTACAATCAGAGCTTGAACGAGTTTGGGGTGTGATGCATTTTACCTCACAGATAATTGCTAAAAAATTTGGAATGAGTATTGTATCACCATTTTTAGATGAGAGTGTGGTAAAAACTGCAAAGTCAATAAATGCAGAATATAAAGTTCGAGATAAAGATGGCAAGATGTATGGCAAATGGATATTGCGTAAAGCATTTGAATCAAGCATACCACATTCTATAGCATGGAGACAAAAAGCGGCGATGCAAGATGGAGCAGGAACTGTTGGACTTGTGGCACATTTTGACAAAGTCATCAGCGATGATGATTTTATAGTACAAACAGATCGTATACGTAAAGACGATGGTGTCACATTACAAAGTAAAGAGTCGCTTTATTATTATAAAATATACAGAGAGAGACACAAACCACCTTTTGGAGGAGAGTGTCCACAATGCAATGGACATGTTATGAAAAATTCAAAATTTTGTCGTATGTGTGGCGCATATCCAATCTAA
- a CDS encoding citrate synthase II: MSLGTKNTGLRGIPVADTKISNIDGKLGRLIYRGYDIDDLAKKSTFEETTYLLLHDRLPTITLYDEFVSKLTNSRQIPKQMQTNMGNWRKDADPMDMLQAFVAALAGYYDEEFSNKEASYDRAINIIAKVPTIVASWQRIRNNKEIIDPDPKLGHAANFLYMLTGEKPDKESADIFDVCLILHADHTFNASTFAARQVASTRAHMYSACSAAIGALSGELHGGANYEVMRMLLEIGSEENVKSWITNRLAVGERVMGMGHAVYKTHDPRARILKKLSSKLAEKTRQPWFKISKMIEDVTTIEMKRLKGNDIYPNVDLYSASVYYMLNIPMDLNTPIFAISRSTGWTAHIIEEKFAEAAPKPALYRPKAVYVGKYCGPEGCEYKSLDLRVD, from the coding sequence ATGTCACTAGGAACAAAGAATACAGGTCTGCGAGGCATACCAGTGGCAGACACAAAGATATCCAATATCGATGGTAAACTTGGAAGGCTCATTTACCGCGGTTATGATATCGATGATTTGGCAAAAAAATCTACATTTGAAGAGACAACGTATCTATTGTTGCATGATAGACTACCCACAATTACTCTTTACGATGAGTTTGTCTCAAAGCTGACAAATTCAAGGCAGATTCCAAAACAGATGCAGACAAACATGGGAAACTGGCGTAAAGATGCAGACCCCATGGATATGCTACAAGCGTTTGTTGCAGCCTTGGCTGGATATTACGATGAAGAATTTTCAAATAAAGAGGCAAGCTATGATCGAGCGATAAACATTATTGCCAAAGTTCCCACCATAGTTGCTAGCTGGCAGCGCATACGTAACAACAAAGAGATAATCGATCCAGATCCTAAACTTGGACATGCTGCCAATTTCTTGTACATGTTGACAGGTGAAAAGCCAGACAAAGAATCTGCAGATATATTCGATGTGTGCCTCATACTTCACGCCGATCACACTTTTAACGCATCGACTTTTGCTGCACGGCAAGTGGCATCTACAAGAGCACACATGTATTCAGCATGTAGTGCTGCAATAGGAGCGTTGAGTGGCGAGCTTCATGGAGGTGCAAACTATGAAGTAATGCGCATGCTATTGGAGATTGGATCAGAAGAGAATGTAAAGAGCTGGATTACAAATAGGCTAGCAGTAGGAGAACGTGTCATGGGAATGGGTCATGCAGTGTATAAAACGCATGATCCTAGGGCTCGTATTCTAAAAAAACTCTCATCAAAGCTTGCAGAAAAAACTAGACAACCATGGTTTAAGATAAGCAAGATGATCGAAGATGTAACAACTATCGAGATGAAGAGACTCAAAGGTAATGACATTTATCCAAATGTTGATCTCTATAGTGCGTCAGTATATTATATGCTCAATATACCGATGGATCTAAACACACCGATATTTGCCATCTCGCGCTCAACAGGATGGACTGCACACATAATAGAAGAGAAATTTGCCGAAGCTGCTCCAAAACCTGCATTGTATAGACCAAAGGCCGTCTATGTAGGAAAATATTGTGGACCTGAAGGGTGCGAGTATAAATCACTAGATCTTCGTGTAGACTAG
- a CDS encoding helicase, giving the protein MARAREAQAKGIEHSKIPKLIELLSNLDGKALVFSSYRDSVEMIRANLKSAGMNSCSLIGKAGKDGLKQKKQIETIEKFRNGEYNILVSTRVGEEGLDISEVNLVIFYDNVPSSIRFIQRRGRTGRKDTGKLIVLIANKTIDEAYYWIGQRKIKQAKNMGEKMVKHVLENPRPDVLDAYV; this is encoded by the coding sequence ATGGCACGTGCACGTGAGGCACAAGCAAAAGGCATAGAGCATTCAAAGATACCTAAACTGATAGAACTTTTATCAAATCTTGATGGCAAAGCACTTGTTTTTTCAAGTTATCGAGATTCTGTAGAGATGATACGTGCAAATTTGAAATCTGCAGGAATGAACTCTTGTTCACTCATAGGCAAGGCTGGTAAAGATGGCCTGAAACAGAAAAAACAGATAGAGACGATAGAAAAATTCCGTAATGGTGAATATAATATACTTGTATCAACACGAGTTGGTGAAGAAGGACTAGACATATCGGAAGTAAATCTAGTAATATTTTATGATAATGTTCCAAGCTCTATACGTTTTATTCAACGCCGTGGAAGAACTGGAAGAAAAGATACGGGTAAACTCATCGTCCTTATTGCAAACAAGACTATAGATGAAGCATACTATTGGATAGGACAACGCAAGATAAAACAAGCAAAAAACATGGGTGAAAAGATGGTAAAACATGTATTAGAAAATCCACGCCCTGATGTTCTTGACGCATATGTCTAG
- a CDS encoding SRPBCC domain containing protein, which yields MTRTGFSDTVRRTILVDLQSAQVWNILSHITNLWWAVGVQKTLPLAGPLRGFGSSRVISFKSGQMVRETIIGWKPKEYLSYVATSGLAIQAYHATISIKPVKKKTRVTWESVFADKDERAVENFKKEIGVFYSDSLRQLRNKF from the coding sequence ATGACTAGAACAGGTTTCTCAGATACTGTACGCAGAACCATTCTAGTTGATCTACAAAGTGCACAAGTATGGAATATTCTTTCACATATAACAAATCTGTGGTGGGCAGTAGGAGTTCAAAAGACGCTACCACTTGCAGGCCCTTTGAGAGGGTTTGGTTCTAGCAGAGTTATATCGTTCAAATCTGGTCAGATGGTAAGAGAGACGATAATCGGTTGGAAACCAAAAGAGTACCTCTCGTATGTTGCAACGAGTGGACTTGCAATACAAGCATACCATGCAACTATATCCATCAAACCTGTCAAAAAAAAGACTCGAGTTACGTGGGAGTCTGTTTTTGCAGACAAGGATGAGCGAGCAGTTGAAAATTTTAAAAAAGAGATTGGGGTATTTTATTCGGATTCATTACGCCAATTGCGCAACAAGTTTTAA
- a CDS encoding DEAD-like helicase produces MRSYQKDLASDASAKNTLIVLPTGLGKTIVALHVISDYLQKGKASILFLAPTRVLVKQHTDFLLSNSTIMDVGMITGEDTIEKRRRGWSANSIICATPEITRNDLARGIAKVEQFGLVIFDEAHRTIGDYAYAQIASMLTLNTKIIGMTATLPSENIKAKEITEMLRIQKVAFRNEQSPDVMPYIQKTNTEWIKLDLPQQVETVRVLVKKALQVRYDALQRCGVMVDGMSLSALLRQRPYVLYRNRRGAKPLFMAIRITYALNILEAHGITPFLKFCERSRKNLVLEQRNYLRTILILFPQWHVHVRHKQKA; encoded by the coding sequence TTGCGCAGTTATCAAAAAGATCTTGCATCAGATGCTAGTGCAAAGAACACTCTAATTGTGTTACCTACTGGTCTGGGCAAAACAATAGTTGCACTACACGTAATTTCAGATTATCTTCAAAAAGGAAAGGCTAGCATACTATTTCTAGCCCCAACTCGTGTACTAGTGAAACAACATACGGATTTTCTGTTATCAAATAGCACGATTATGGATGTTGGAATGATAACTGGTGAGGATACCATAGAAAAAAGACGAAGAGGATGGAGTGCAAATAGTATCATATGTGCCACTCCAGAAATTACTAGAAACGATCTAGCACGAGGGATAGCAAAGGTGGAACAATTTGGTCTTGTGATATTTGATGAAGCACATAGAACAATCGGTGATTACGCATATGCGCAGATTGCATCAATGTTGACTCTGAATACAAAAATTATTGGCATGACTGCAACCCTACCAAGTGAAAACATAAAGGCAAAAGAGATAACGGAGATGCTTCGGATACAAAAAGTCGCATTTAGAAATGAACAAAGTCCAGATGTAATGCCGTATATACAAAAAACGAATACAGAATGGATAAAGTTGGACTTGCCACAACAAGTCGAGACTGTGAGGGTCTTGGTAAAAAAAGCACTACAGGTTCGATACGATGCACTACAAAGATGTGGCGTAATGGTGGATGGAATGTCACTCTCTGCTCTTTTACGTCAACGACCGTACGTTTTGTACAGAAATCGTAGAGGTGCAAAGCCACTCTTTATGGCAATACGTATAACGTATGCACTAAACATACTAGAAGCGCACGGAATTACGCCATTTTTAAAATTCTGTGAGAGATCTAGAAAAAATCTGGTGCTGGAGCAAAGGAACTATTTGAGAACGATCCTGATTTTGTTCCCGCAATGGCACGTGCACGTGAGGCACAAGCAAAAGGCATAG
- a CDS encoding transcriptional regulator yields MLLPAEIESKTLIPALRAIIAKNLATEHKIREDEISKMLGVTQAAISNYIRGTRGDPKMISQIMENEQISKMVGELCDGLASDMAYTPSSLSKFIGLCNYIKSSLIICDIHHNLESNIDEKVCKECENMLLKGPGSTY; encoded by the coding sequence ATGCTACTTCCTGCGGAGATTGAATCAAAGACTCTCATACCTGCATTGCGTGCGATCATTGCAAAAAATCTAGCAACCGAGCATAAAATACGAGAAGATGAGATATCAAAGATGCTCGGAGTAACACAAGCTGCAATCAGCAATTACATTCGTGGAACACGTGGAGACCCAAAAATGATATCTCAAATAATGGAAAATGAGCAAATTTCAAAAATGGTTGGCGAGCTCTGTGATGGTCTTGCATCTGATATGGCATACACTCCATCTAGTCTCTCTAAATTTATAGGATTATGCAACTATATCAAATCTAGTCTGATCATATGTGATATTCACCACAACCTTGAATCGAATATAGATGAAAAAGTGTGTAAAGAATGTGAAAACATGCTTTTAAAAGGTCCAGGTTCTACATACTAG
- a CDS encoding metallochaperone-like domain-containing protein: protein MPTDPVCGIEFDDKVAADLAITHEHKGKTYYFCCNGCRRIFLKKPRKWKNKD, encoded by the coding sequence ATGCCAACAGATCCAGTATGTGGAATAGAATTTGACGATAAAGTAGCAGCGGATTTGGCAATAACGCACGAGCACAAAGGTAAAACATATTATTTTTGTTGTAATGGATGCAGACGTATATTCCTAAAAAAACCACGTAAATGGAAAAATAAAGATTAG
- a CDS encoding DNA-directed RNA polymerase subunit K, which yields MSDNTNASQDAVHEESQATIDLGLAKSLTMYRKLIENGGTLSDEQQVELDKKLKEIETRDVVEADTPHDPLEMTFEKEISIGPPTLTRFEKARILGARALQLSLGAPTFIPIPEYAHTSLEIAMEELKRRVIPIVIKRTLPNGDYQNIGIEAFK from the coding sequence TTGTCAGATAATACCAATGCCTCACAGGATGCTGTTCATGAAGAGTCACAGGCTACGATTGATTTGGGGCTTGCAAAATCTCTTACCATGTATCGCAAGCTAATTGAAAACGGCGGTACCCTTTCAGATGAACAACAGGTAGAATTGGATAAAAAGCTAAAAGAGATTGAAACGCGAGATGTGGTAGAAGCAGATACACCACATGACCCACTAGAGATGACGTTTGAGAAAGAGATCTCCATAGGCCCGCCCACGTTGACTAGATTTGAAAAAGCAAGAATACTTGGAGCGAGAGCTTTACAACTTTCTCTTGGAGCTCCAACATTCATACCTATACCAGAATATGCACATACATCGCTAGAGATTGCCATGGAAGAATTAAAGCGCAGAGTTATACCGATTGTAATAAAAAGAACGTTGCCAAATGGCGACTATCAAAATATCGGTATCGAGGCGTTCAAGTGA
- a CDS encoding Transposase: MTYIKDRKYINQGKQLVLDSNHDELWAEIKNMNKNKNGKPFTCPQSLIQQMVFLRSLFGLGYRQMDGLLTKSIQEEFSIGFVQLWRRISVINVGYDEDDGVFTFSNSLTGNVEKINVAFDGSGFKGSKGGEWRRIKWNIRLGFIRITLAVNADDKKIIAMTITDEHTGELSQFPKLLQKVIDACNKQTRLKQNKKPGTGITAFGDGIYATKQNVNCCIKNGVKPVLKVMINSSGRSRGCMARKKLVDAQLGGGHKYISKLDRNQRLENQKKWLKDNNYGKRQAAEIAFSTLKRVYGDAVMAKNWTNMRQEIALYIQQNHRYGE; the protein is encoded by the coding sequence TTGACATACATCAAAGACAGAAAATACATCAATCAAGGCAAACAGTTAGTTCTAGATTCAAATCATGATGAATTGTGGGCAGAGATTAAAAACATGAACAAAAACAAAAATGGCAAACCTTTCACATGCCCACAATCTTTGATACAGCAGATGGTATTCCTAAGATCATTATTTGGTCTTGGATACAGACAAATGGATGGCCTATTAACAAAATCAATACAGGAAGAATTTTCCATAGGTTTTGTTCAATTATGGCGCAGAATCTCTGTCATTAATGTAGGATATGATGAAGACGATGGTGTATTTACATTTTCAAACTCATTAACAGGTAATGTGGAAAAAATAAACGTAGCATTTGATGGCAGTGGGTTCAAAGGTAGTAAAGGTGGAGAATGGAGACGTATAAAATGGAATATCCGTCTAGGATTTATCCGAATAACTCTGGCAGTAAACGCAGATGATAAAAAAATCATAGCAATGACAATCACTGATGAACACACTGGAGAGCTCTCACAATTTCCAAAACTATTGCAAAAAGTCATAGATGCATGTAATAAACAAACTCGTTTAAAACAAAATAAAAAACCTGGAACAGGCATAACTGCATTTGGAGATGGAATTTATGCTACAAAACAAAATGTAAACTGTTGCATCAAAAATGGTGTAAAACCAGTTCTTAAAGTAATGATAAACTCATCAGGTAGATCTCGTGGGTGTATGGCTCGAAAGAAATTAGTAGATGCACAGCTTGGTGGTGGCCACAAATATATTTCAAAGCTTGATCGTAATCAAAGATTAGAAAATCAAAAAAAATGGTTAAAGGATAATAATTATGGCAAAAGACAAGCAGCTGAGATTGCATTCTCCACACTCAAACGCGTCTATGGTGATGCAGTAATGGCAAAAAACTGGACAAATATGCGTCAAGAGATCGCATTATACATACAACAAAATCATAGATATGGAGAATGA
- a CDS encoding Transposase, which yields MDAKNGISSRRDYRKLHIVRAKNGMIIAHVVTDGRRHDAPVFEQMCKKIPQGSGYVILDAAYLSHTICTLIEDMGRIPVIMPKKNIRVKGFDAMGRMLRWHRDDLQGFLKIYRKRSNVESTFSSMKRRLSGTLSARKLDTQKIELGFFVLCHNLHVLATI from the coding sequence TTGGATGCAAAAAATGGTATTAGTTCTAGGCGTGATTATCGCAAACTACACATTGTGAGAGCAAAAAATGGTATGATCATAGCACATGTGGTTACTGATGGAAGACGTCATGATGCACCTGTATTTGAACAAATGTGTAAAAAAATACCACAAGGTTCAGGCTATGTGATACTTGATGCAGCATATCTTTCACATACTATATGCACACTCATCGAAGATATGGGACGCATTCCTGTAATAATGCCAAAAAAAAATATTCGTGTAAAAGGATTTGATGCAATGGGCAGGATGCTCCGATGGCATCGTGATGATTTACAAGGATTCTTGAAAATATATCGCAAACGTAGTAATGTAGAATCTACGTTTTCATCTATGAAAAGAAGACTATCTGGTACCTTGAGTGCACGCAAGCTTGATACACAGAAAATTGAATTGGGCTTTTTTGTCTTGTGTCATAATCTTCACGTATTGGCAACGATCTAA
- a CDS encoding MOFRL domain containing protein: MKKSVYTNTILYKTQSNTAVIKNRISLESSLPRSRYTLDLLELGLNAAKPENFVPLYLGDVSGKRVHIIAYGKAAYSMAQIASKHVIVAGGIVVMPRGRVLQSLPRLEIRYAAHPIPDRSSAFAARAILRYLQQLSSTERVLFLVSGGGSSLLSMPAPPLSQNDASDTTRILLASGAKISTINCVRRHISQVAGGRLVSSMRCNGDALIMSDVQGNHMQDISSGCTVLDDTSYDDALDHIWRLRIQTQIPKSVIKHLISGSEGLVLQGPTNTRVKNHIIATSADCARVIARNARLQGLHTQTVKIFGNVCTESENIVRRTNSKKDSCIVFHGEPTVNVVGRGRGGRNQELVLRLYALYKKARVRCMIASVGTDGIDGNTKYAGAIADTARSCNTKEMMHLLKENNSAAFFTKHGGHVLTGQTGTNLADVGFVIVRKTWQAQPLQD, translated from the coding sequence GTGAAAAAGTCAGTGTATACAAACACTATTTTATACAAAACCCAATCCAATACTGCTGTGATAAAAAATCGTATCTCTCTTGAATCCTCTTTACCTCGCTCTAGATATACACTTGATCTACTTGAATTAGGCTTGAATGCTGCAAAACCTGAAAACTTTGTTCCACTCTACCTTGGTGATGTATCTGGCAAACGCGTACACATCATCGCATACGGCAAGGCAGCATACTCTATGGCACAGATAGCCTCCAAACATGTCATAGTGGCAGGAGGCATAGTTGTAATGCCACGAGGCAGAGTTTTACAATCCTTGCCTAGACTAGAGATACGTTATGCAGCACACCCGATACCAGATCGTTCTAGTGCGTTTGCAGCACGTGCCATTTTGAGATATCTTCAGCAATTGAGCTCTACAGAACGAGTGTTATTCCTAGTATCTGGTGGTGGCTCTTCACTACTCTCAATGCCTGCTCCCCCACTAAGCCAAAATGATGCATCAGATACAACACGCATACTGCTTGCATCTGGTGCAAAAATATCTACAATAAACTGCGTGAGAAGACACATCTCTCAAGTGGCTGGAGGCAGACTTGTATCATCTATGCGGTGCAACGGAGATGCTCTGATAATGTCAGATGTACAAGGTAATCACATGCAAGATATATCGTCAGGTTGTACAGTACTAGATGATACAAGCTATGATGATGCACTAGATCACATATGGCGTCTGCGTATTCAAACACAGATACCAAAATCTGTAATAAAGCATCTCATCTCTGGCTCTGAGGGTCTTGTATTGCAAGGACCTACAAATACACGTGTTAAAAACCACATTATTGCAACTAGTGCAGATTGTGCCAGAGTGATTGCACGTAACGCTAGATTGCAAGGATTGCATACACAAACAGTAAAGATATTTGGTAACGTGTGCACAGAATCTGAAAATATAGTACGTCGTACAAACTCTAAAAAAGATTCATGCATTGTTTTTCATGGCGAGCCTACTGTAAATGTTGTTGGAAGAGGCAGAGGCGGGAGAAACCAAGAACTTGTACTGCGACTATATGCATTGTATAAAAAAGCTAGAGTACGATGTATGATTGCATCGGTTGGAACTGATGGCATAGATGGAAACACAAAGTATGCTGGAGCTATAGCAGATACTGCACGCTCGTGTAACACAAAAGAGATGATGCATCTTTTAAAAGAAAACAACTCTGCAGCTTTTTTTACAAAACATGGAGGTCATGTATTGACCGGACAGACAGGGACAAACCTTGCTGATGTTGGATTTGTTATTGTGCGGAAAACTTGGCAAGCTCAACCTCTGCAGGATTGA
- a CDS encoding prenyltransferase, which produces MLIKPWLRLVRPRFLLASVIAVLAGIAISWSSLNPYTAALTMLGVVLLHASVDMLNDYWDFKRGIDTKTKRTPASGGTGVLPEGILKPKDVRTVGLGLLVAGALVGGYFVIISGPVIAILLGFAIISIYFYSTRIVDSGLAEVFVAIKGSMIVIGTVFIQQGMITTSAVHVGATLGILSALVLFVASFPDYNADKSGGRRTLVIVFGRARAAKLYWLFLFASHIALFCGVWSESLYPWSLACFITLPLAVYAGYGLAKYHSSDNVGKVLQNTILYSRITGIMLVGTLFAFAVI; this is translated from the coding sequence ATGTTGATAAAACCATGGTTGAGACTTGTTAGACCAAGATTTCTACTTGCATCAGTGATCGCTGTTTTGGCTGGAATTGCAATCAGCTGGAGTTCTCTAAATCCATACACTGCAGCCTTGACAATGCTAGGGGTGGTGTTACTGCATGCGAGTGTAGATATGCTAAATGATTATTGGGACTTTAAACGTGGCATTGATACAAAAACAAAACGTACCCCTGCAAGTGGAGGAACTGGGGTATTGCCAGAGGGAATTCTAAAACCCAAAGACGTGCGTACCGTGGGACTTGGATTGCTTGTAGCTGGTGCCCTAGTGGGAGGATATTTTGTAATCATATCAGGACCTGTGATAGCAATATTGCTTGGATTTGCCATCATCTCGATCTATTTTTACTCTACTCGTATAGTTGATTCTGGACTTGCCGAAGTTTTTGTGGCAATAAAAGGATCCATGATAGTGATTGGAACTGTATTTATCCAACAGGGCATGATTACAACATCTGCTGTACACGTGGGGGCAACTCTTGGTATACTCTCGGCACTTGTTCTCTTTGTGGCATCGTTTCCAGATTATAATGCAGATAAAAGTGGCGGACGCCGGACACTTGTTATCGTATTTGGAAGAGCGCGAGCTGCTAAACTCTATTGGTTATTTCTTTTTGCATCACATATTGCACTCTTTTGCGGAGTATGGTCTGAGTCACTTTATCCGTGGTCTCTTGCATGTTTTATCACATTGCCACTTGCAGTGTATGCTGGATATGGTCTTGCAAAATATCATTCTTCAGATAATGTGGGAAAAGTTTTACAAAATACGATATTATATAGTCGAATAACTGGCATCATGCTAGTGGGTACGTTATTTGCATTTGCGGTGATCTGA
- a CDS encoding DNA/RNA-binding protein AlbA, translating to MTMTIQDNNSISYVVKDGRQVMGYAINVLQILGKHKKVILKGRGETITSAVTVANIVTERLLKGNSKVERIVLNSDIPKTMGRMISTIQITLTKS from the coding sequence ATGACAATGACGATACAAGATAACAACTCTATAAGTTATGTCGTTAAAGATGGTCGTCAAGTTATGGGTTATGCCATCAACGTTTTGCAGATTTTAGGTAAACATAAAAAAGTTATTCTTAAAGGACGTGGAGAGACAATAACTAGTGCAGTTACCGTAGCAAACATTGTTACCGAGAGACTGTTAAAAGGTAATTCAAAGGTAGAACGTATTGTATTGAATAGTGACATTCCAAAGACAATGGGTCGTATGATTAGTACGATACAAATTACTCTAACAAAATCCTAG
- a CDS encoding peptidyl-prolyl isomerase, with amino-acid sequence MSSKIKCSHALVKKLSEAQEILELVEKGEKFGTLCKNRSIDSGSAKRDGSLGYFGRGAMVKPFEEAAFKLKVGEISDPIKTEFGYHVIKRLA; translated from the coding sequence ATGTCATCAAAGATAAAATGCTCACATGCCTTGGTCAAAAAACTCAGCGAAGCTCAAGAGATACTAGAGCTAGTAGAAAAGGGAGAAAAATTTGGTACTTTGTGCAAAAACAGATCTATTGATTCAGGGAGTGCAAAACGTGATGGAAGTTTGGGTTATTTTGGGCGCGGCGCCATGGTAAAACCATTTGAAGAGGCTGCATTCAAATTAAAAGTTGGAGAGATATCAGACCCAATTAAGACTGAATTCGGATACCATGTGATAAAACGACTAGCCTAG
- a CDS encoding Iron-containing alcohol dehydrogenase: MINFGKNSLTEAEYPKNALVVTTAPPALSSKWLDRMGIKDYMLYDKITPEPSIDDVKNVISEFKSKDPSAIIGLGGGSSMDVVKYSAPEMGKEKILIPTTFGTGAEMTTYCVLKFDGKKKLLREDKFLADRAVVDSYFMDGTPQQILNNSVCDACAQATEGYDSKLGNDFTKTMCKQAFDVLYDAIMNDKPEMYPYGSMLSGIGFGNCSTTLGHALSYVFSNEGVPHGYSLSSCTTIAHKHNRSQFYERFKEIVNKLGFEKMDLKANVNEAADTVMTDRGHLDPNPIPISKEDIVKCLNDIKQGNL; this comes from the coding sequence GTGATCAACTTTGGCAAAAATTCCCTCACAGAAGCAGAATATCCAAAAAATGCCCTAGTTGTTACCACCGCTCCACCTGCGCTATCTAGCAAGTGGTTGGATCGAATGGGAATCAAAGACTATATGTTGTACGACAAGATTACCCCAGAACCGTCCATAGACGATGTAAAGAATGTCATATCTGAATTCAAATCCAAAGACCCTTCTGCAATCATAGGGCTTGGCGGTGGAAGTTCGATGGATGTTGTAAAATATTCTGCTCCAGAGATGGGTAAAGAGAAGATTCTCATTCCAACTACTTTTGGTACTGGAGCTGAGATGACAACCTATTGTGTGTTAAAGTTTGACGGTAAAAAGAAACTGCTTCGAGAAGACAAATTTTTAGCGGATAGAGCAGTGGTAGACTCTTACTTTATGGATGGTACGCCACAGCAGATATTGAACAATTCTGTGTGTGATGCATGTGCACAGGCAACTGAAGGATATGATAGCAAGCTTGGAAACGATTTTACTAAAACCATGTGCAAACAAGCCTTTGATGTTTTGTATGATGCAATCATGAATGATAAACCAGAAATGTATCCATATGGTTCAATGTTGTCTGGTATTGGATTTGGAAACTGTTCTACAACTCTTGGACATGCACTCTCGTACGTGTTTTCAAACGAAGGAGTTCCTCATGGATACTCTCTCTCATCATGTACCACGATAGCGCACAAACACAACAGATCACAATTTTATGAACGCTTTAAAGAGATTGTCAATAAACTTGGATTTGAAAAGATGGACTTGAAAGCAAATGTCAACGAAGCAGCTGATACTGTAATGACAGATAGAGGACATTTGGATCCAAACCCGATTCCAATATCAAAAGAAGATATTGTAAAATGCCTAAATGATATAAAACAAGGAAATCTGTAA